A genome region from Nitrospira sp. includes the following:
- a CDS encoding sigma 54-interacting transcriptional regulator, which translates to MTVVHRRYHALLEVSNILNSQRKMDDLWQACTECIKEVISWERAGVLLYAPEEDGFRFHALETNIPKRVLQRGAIIPRSGSAVGWVYDHQEVHVRPHLQQHQVFIEDEYYAQEGLGRMVNLPLLVRGHCLGTLNIGSVAAGEPDGETVEFLRQVAIQVALAIENVQAYEQLTHLSQQLTKQNAYLTEEIKQECNFGLLVGKSQILGKVLAQIQAVAATSTTVLIMGETGTGKELVARSIHENSLRRNKPFVRLNCAALPSGLVESELFGHERGAFTGAVQRHQGRFELAHEGTLFLDEIGEMPLEVQAKLLRVLEDHQVDRVGGAKSVSVDVRLIAATNVDLAQAVAEKRFRADLYYRLMVFPLTLPPLRDRSEDIPLLAQHFLQLCRTKLNRGNVIFDAEALARLTRYDWPGNIRELQNVIERATILAPSHLVTIDERSMIPSQRSPIAPEPVTTLHDSERLHILHTLEQAGWRIYGPLGAANRLKINPSTLRSRMKKLGLSRPTSLAPLEHLPPTYSPSIAENSDVV; encoded by the coding sequence ATGACAGTGGTCCATCGTCGGTATCACGCCCTGCTTGAAGTCTCGAATATATTAAACTCACAGCGCAAGATGGACGATCTGTGGCAAGCCTGCACTGAGTGCATCAAGGAAGTCATTTCCTGGGAACGAGCCGGAGTGCTGTTATACGCACCAGAGGAAGACGGCTTTCGTTTCCATGCCCTTGAGACCAACATCCCGAAGCGCGTGCTCCAGCGCGGCGCGATTATTCCGAGAAGCGGCAGTGCGGTGGGATGGGTCTATGACCATCAGGAGGTCCATGTTCGGCCTCACCTGCAGCAGCACCAAGTGTTCATCGAAGATGAGTATTATGCGCAGGAAGGTCTCGGCCGAATGGTGAATCTCCCGCTCCTGGTTCGCGGGCATTGTCTCGGCACTCTCAATATCGGGAGTGTGGCCGCAGGTGAGCCGGATGGCGAGACGGTAGAGTTTTTACGGCAGGTGGCGATCCAGGTTGCGCTGGCCATCGAGAATGTACAGGCCTATGAACAGTTGACCCACTTGAGTCAGCAGCTGACGAAGCAGAATGCCTACTTGACCGAAGAGATTAAGCAGGAATGCAATTTTGGCCTCTTGGTTGGAAAAAGTCAGATTCTTGGCAAGGTGCTGGCGCAAATTCAGGCGGTGGCCGCAACGTCCACGACGGTCCTGATAATGGGGGAGACCGGCACCGGAAAAGAGTTGGTCGCCCGCTCGATCCATGAAAATAGCCTGCGCCGCAACAAGCCCTTTGTGCGGCTCAATTGCGCGGCGTTGCCCAGTGGGCTGGTAGAGAGTGAATTATTCGGGCACGAGCGGGGCGCCTTTACAGGCGCGGTCCAGCGGCATCAGGGTCGGTTTGAACTCGCTCACGAGGGGACGCTCTTTCTTGATGAGATCGGGGAGATGCCGTTAGAGGTACAGGCCAAACTGTTGCGTGTGCTGGAGGATCATCAAGTCGATCGAGTGGGAGGGGCGAAATCGGTCTCCGTGGATGTGCGCCTCATCGCGGCGACGAATGTGGATCTCGCTCAAGCCGTGGCGGAGAAGCGTTTTCGAGCCGATTTATACTATCGACTGATGGTGTTCCCCCTCACGCTTCCCCCCTTGCGAGATCGCAGCGAGGATATTCCGCTGTTGGCGCAGCATTTCCTCCAGCTCTGTCGGACGAAACTCAATCGGGGTAATGTCATCTTTGATGCCGAGGCATTGGCCCGCTTGACGCGTTATGATTGGCCGGGCAATATCCGCGAGCTCCAGAATGTCATTGAGCGGGCAACGATTCTTGCGCCGTCGCATTTGGTGACAATCGACGAACGCAGTATGATTCCTTCCCAACGGTCACCCATCGCCCCGGAACCAGTCACTACATTGCACGACTCTGAGCGCCTGCACATCCTCCACACCCTTGAACAAGCCGGGTGGCGGATTTACGGCCCGCTTGGGGCGGCGAACCGACTGAAGATCAATCCCAGCACGTTGCGCAGCCGAATGAAGAAATTGGGGCTATCACGACCCACGTCCCTGGCTCCTCTTGAGCACCTCCCTCCGACATATTCCCCGTCCATCGCGGAAAATAGCGACGTCGTGTGA
- a CDS encoding HigA family addiction module antitoxin, with protein MVKNGMRPVHPGEILLEEFMKGSDSPINANTLAKALEVPANRITAIIKGQRGITGDTAVRLAAFFNTTAEFWMNLQKTYELRLAERALPEKIRKHIKAKRNILVSA; from the coding sequence ATGGTGAAGAACGGTATGCGGCCGGTGCATCCGGGAGAAATCTTGCTAGAAGAGTTCATGAAGGGGTCCGATTCCCCCATCAACGCCAATACACTCGCCAAAGCACTGGAGGTGCCGGCAAACCGGATTACGGCCATCATCAAGGGACAGCGGGGCATTACGGGCGATACTGCCGTGCGTCTGGCAGCTTTTTTCAATACTACGGCAGAATTCTGGATGAATCTTCAGAAAACCTATGAGTTGCGTTTGGCTGAACGGGCACTACCTGAAAAGATCAGAAAGCACATCAAGGCGAAACGGAACATTCTCGTTTCTGCGTAA
- a CDS encoding type II toxin-antitoxin system RelE/ParE family toxin — protein sequence MIRGFRDKKTERLFAGEPVREFSGIRNVAERKLAMLYSAAALKDLLAPPGNRLEKLKGDRAGQHSIRINDQWRICFPWRDDGPREVEITDYH from the coding sequence GTGATCAGAGGTTTTCGGGATAAGAAAACAGAGCGTCTGTTCGCCGGGGAACCCGTCAGAGAGTTCTCCGGGATTCGCAATGTGGCTGAACGGAAGCTCGCGATGCTATACAGTGCCGCCGCGCTCAAAGACCTGCTGGCTCCTCCAGGAAATCGATTGGAGAAATTGAAAGGTGATCGCGCGGGGCAGCACAGCATCAGAATCAACGACCAATGGCGCATCTGTTTCCCCTGGAGGGATGATGGCCCTCGCGAGGTCGAGATCACGGACTATCACTGA